From Pedobacter indicus, a single genomic window includes:
- a CDS encoding YdeI/OmpD-associated family protein — MKSSTSPDSFFDGLETWKAELTVLRNIFLSAGLDETMKWGTPTYTYNGKNIVGIAGFKSHFAVWFHNGYFLKDPHGVLVNAQENKTNALRQMRFSSIDDIDRDILLVYVNEAINNQKQGKVFKPNRDKPLIIPPELKSFLESNPSLKDSFDSMGKGKQREFAEYISTAKQDKTKNARLEKIIPLLEKGIGLNDKYR, encoded by the coding sequence ATGAAATCAAGCACATCACCAGACTCTTTTTTCGACGGACTGGAAACATGGAAGGCCGAGTTAACCGTTCTTAGAAACATTTTTTTAAGTGCCGGCCTGGATGAAACGATGAAATGGGGTACGCCAACATATACGTATAATGGTAAGAATATTGTCGGTATTGCCGGTTTTAAGTCGCATTTCGCTGTTTGGTTCCATAACGGCTATTTCTTGAAAGATCCGCACGGTGTATTGGTCAATGCTCAGGAAAATAAAACCAACGCCCTCCGTCAAATGCGATTCAGTTCTATAGATGATATTGATCGGGATATTTTACTGGTCTATGTTAACGAAGCCATTAATAATCAAAAGCAAGGAAAGGTGTTCAAGCCCAATCGCGATAAGCCTCTGATCATTCCTCCAGAACTTAAATCATTTCTTGAGAGCAATCCCTCCCTTAAAGATTCTTTCGATTCAATGGGTAAAGGCAAACAACGCGAATTTGCAGAATACATTAGTACAGCGAAGCAAGATAAAACAAAGAATGCCCGTCTGGAAAAAATTATCCCCCTATTAGAAAAAGGGATAGGTTTAAACGACAAATACCGCTAA
- a CDS encoding GtrA family protein, with product MKKAFSIQTFSKAQLSAFLGGLVDYAVMIICTELFHIYYPISILLSGLVGAVVNFSINRYWTYRVQHLGIGKQLLKFIAVVLGSIILKSLGTYLVTNWLSIDYKISRVIIDIIVSLGFNYTLQTYWVFRKGKTL from the coding sequence GTGAAAAAAGCATTTTCCATACAGACCTTTTCGAAAGCTCAATTATCTGCTTTTTTAGGTGGTTTGGTGGATTATGCCGTGATGATTATATGCACAGAGCTGTTTCATATCTACTACCCGATATCTATTTTGCTCAGCGGACTAGTCGGTGCGGTTGTTAATTTCTCTATTAATCGGTATTGGACATACCGCGTACAGCATTTGGGCATAGGCAAACAATTACTTAAATTTATTGCTGTAGTATTGGGCAGTATTATATTGAAGTCGCTCGGCACCTATCTGGTTACCAATTGGTTGTCGATAGATTATAAGATTAGTCGTGTGATCATTGATATCATCGTGTCCTTGGGGTTTAATTATACATTACAAACCTATTGGGTTTTTAGGAAAGGAAAAACATTATGA
- a CDS encoding CDP-alcohol phosphatidyltransferase family protein — translation MESREQKSKNRNLFKDRKRTNILKDSEQKLILYLIKKVPGWVSPNMLTGIGIAGSVLIFLAFVLAYYVDTTFLLLGPFGFFVNWFGDSLDGRIAYFRKIPRKWYGFSLDIIMDWIGTVIIGLGYFVYADPGYEIVAFILVALYGWAMIISQLRYKISNVYAIDAGIVGPTEIRVIISLIILIELIFPHTIHYFISAICVILLLINIKDTNALLDLGDLRDLEEKK, via the coding sequence ATGGAGAGTAGGGAACAGAAGTCGAAGAATCGGAATCTATTTAAGGATCGTAAGCGAACCAATATCCTGAAAGATTCAGAACAGAAACTGATCCTATATCTGATTAAGAAGGTGCCTGGGTGGGTGAGTCCCAATATGCTGACAGGAATCGGTATCGCAGGTTCTGTCCTCATTTTTCTGGCTTTCGTATTAGCATATTATGTAGATACGACCTTTCTTCTTCTCGGTCCTTTTGGCTTCTTTGTCAATTGGTTTGGAGATTCATTGGACGGTCGTATCGCCTACTTTAGAAAGATCCCGCGAAAATGGTACGGCTTTTCGCTCGATATTATTATGGATTGGATCGGAACGGTCATTATTGGTTTAGGTTATTTTGTTTACGCAGACCCAGGCTATGAGATTGTTGCTTTTATTTTGGTAGCACTGTATGGCTGGGCAATGATTATTTCCCAACTCCGTTATAAAATATCCAATGTATACGCCATTGATGCCGGGATTGTCGGGCCGACCGAGATCCGGGTCATTATCAGCCTGATTATTCTGATAGAGCTGATCTTTCCTCACACCATCCATTACTTTATCAGTGCCATCTGCGTGATTCTCCTCCTTATCAATATAAAGGATACCAATGCGTTGCTGGATCTTGGCGATTTAAGGGATTTGGAAGAGAAAAAATAA
- a CDS encoding BlaI/MecI/CopY family transcriptional regulator produces the protein MDIRELTKAEEEVMQKLWTLEKAFVKDIIRELPEPKPAYNTVSTIIRILENKGFVGHESFGKSHQYYPLIDRDTYKSFATKKLVSSYFDDSAQNMLSFFLDNKQIDTKELDEIMKILEQAKKK, from the coding sequence ATGGATATAAGAGAGTTAACAAAAGCTGAAGAAGAAGTCATGCAAAAACTATGGACACTGGAGAAGGCATTCGTAAAAGACATCATTAGAGAGTTACCTGAACCGAAACCGGCTTACAACACCGTTTCGACGATTATTCGGATTCTAGAGAACAAGGGTTTTGTCGGTCATGAAAGTTTTGGCAAAAGTCACCAGTATTACCCTCTAATTGACAGAGATACTTACAAAAGCTTTGCAACCAAGAAACTGGTGTCATCCTATTTTGATGATTCAGCACAAAATATGCTTTCTTTTTTCCTGGACAACAAACAGATTGACACAAAAGAGCTTGACGAAATCATGAAGATTTTAGAACAAGCAAAGAAAAAATAA
- a CDS encoding TonB family protein yields the protein MNYLLWINIYLIIFYGFYWIFLRNTTFFQLKRFYLLLAAVSSFVLPFVSLSQTISLDNTATTSTGNSIVLAAVTIGQQMNQAVEVTRNSTSVWDLLALLYFTGVIGSLFWLTVRSWMTRKSLNAQADQRAFSFFKRIVIDPKIEGYDRILIHERTHANELHSIDVLLFEIIKIVNWFNPISYVMANSVKLNHEYIADQKSVSSSEERIEYAHLLLSKALATNTPTLTNNFFNRPILKPRIAMLFKDKSKKTTLMSFILLVPALATVIACQSSSANQSDQINTIGVAFQGVASAEKDTSDSSGRKINIEFSGNPNDSSRPQTETAIAKHEDDSLSSDDDEPVFTVTEIMPTFEGGMPGFYRYIADNYVYPEAAVKNGIKGKMLIKFIIEKDGSLSDITVVQDLKYGTGEEAIRVLKNSPKWNPAIQNGRKVRIQFTLPIQLNLPSAGPVDDDTTTVKS from the coding sequence ATGAATTACCTATTGTGGATTAATATTTACCTGATCATTTTTTATGGCTTCTATTGGATATTCCTAAGGAATACAACCTTTTTTCAGCTTAAGCGCTTCTATCTGCTATTGGCTGCTGTCAGTTCCTTTGTTCTGCCTTTTGTTTCATTGAGTCAAACTATTTCACTCGACAATACGGCAACGACAAGTACCGGCAATAGTATCGTTTTAGCGGCAGTGACGATCGGTCAGCAGATGAATCAGGCAGTAGAAGTAACGCGAAACAGTACATCGGTATGGGACCTGCTTGCTTTACTCTATTTTACAGGAGTCATCGGATCGTTGTTCTGGCTGACAGTTCGTTCATGGATGACACGCAAGTCACTGAATGCACAAGCAGATCAACGAGCGTTCTCCTTTTTTAAGCGGATTGTAATCGATCCTAAAATCGAAGGTTACGATCGGATTCTGATTCACGAACGCACGCATGCGAACGAATTGCATAGCATTGATGTATTACTTTTTGAAATTATTAAGATAGTTAACTGGTTTAACCCGATAAGCTATGTTATGGCGAATTCGGTGAAGTTGAACCACGAGTATATCGCCGATCAGAAAAGTGTCTCTTCTTCAGAAGAACGTATAGAATATGCACATCTTTTATTGAGCAAAGCTCTGGCAACGAACACCCCTACGCTTACGAACAACTTTTTCAACAGGCCTATCCTGAAACCGCGGATCGCTATGTTATTTAAAGACAAATCGAAAAAGACAACACTGATGAGTTTCATATTGCTAGTCCCGGCTTTGGCGACGGTTATTGCCTGTCAGTCCTCATCGGCGAATCAATCTGATCAAATCAATACAATCGGGGTCGCGTTTCAAGGAGTAGCCTCGGCAGAAAAGGATACGTCTGATTCGTCCGGACGGAAGATTAACATCGAATTCTCGGGGAACCCGAACGATTCTTCGCGACCACAGACAGAAACAGCGATTGCGAAGCATGAGGATGACAGTTTGAGTTCGGATGATGATGAACCAGTGTTTACGGTGACGGAAATTATGCCCACTTTCGAAGGAGGAATGCCAGGTTTTTACCGGTATATCGCTGATAACTATGTCTACCCTGAAGCAGCAGTAAAGAACGGCATCAAAGGCAAAATGCTCATTAAGTTCATTATCGAAAAGGACGGTAGCTTATCGGACATTACTGTTGTCCAAGATCTAAAATATGGTACCGGAGAAGAAGCTATCCGTGTCTTGAAAAACAGTCCCAAATGGAACCCGGCTATTCAAAACGGCAGAAAGGTCCGCATCCAATTCACATTGCCTATTCAGCTCAATTTACCTAGCGCAGGACCGGTCGACGATGACACGACAACCGTGAAAAGCTAG
- a CDS encoding NADP-dependent oxidoreductase: MQAVILTEYGQPGNLELKEIEKPTYNDDQVLIRIKAAGINPVDTKIRAGTSGMCKNISLPVILGFDVSGKVEAVGKNVTKFKVNDDVMGCIGFPGLGKAYAEYTTADPVHLTHKPPNISFGEAAAVPLAGLTAYQTIYDHLQIQAGQRILIQAAAGGVGHLAVQFAKIAGAEVFGTASQKNIPFLKELGVDHPIDYKNSTFEDHVASLDAAMDAMGGEILYRTIKCIKRGGRVVCLPSSTKDDPVAIKLAKEQGVELIWPLMYPDQKQISQIADFMRQGQLKVHVDETFPLNQMAQAHRQVESHHTSGKVVVLI, encoded by the coding sequence ATGCAAGCAGTAATTTTAACGGAATATGGCCAACCAGGCAATCTGGAGCTAAAGGAAATAGAAAAACCAACCTATAATGACGATCAGGTTCTTATACGGATAAAAGCAGCGGGGATTAATCCTGTTGACACGAAAATTCGAGCTGGCACAAGCGGGATGTGCAAAAACATCAGTTTACCGGTTATTTTGGGTTTTGATGTTAGCGGAAAAGTTGAAGCTGTTGGTAAAAACGTAACAAAGTTTAAAGTAAACGATGACGTCATGGGCTGCATCGGATTTCCGGGGCTCGGCAAAGCCTATGCTGAGTATACAACAGCAGATCCGGTACATTTAACACATAAACCACCCAATATCAGTTTTGGAGAAGCAGCGGCTGTTCCTTTGGCCGGGTTAACTGCTTATCAAACCATATACGATCATTTACAGATCCAGGCAGGGCAACGAATATTAATTCAGGCCGCAGCGGGCGGCGTAGGGCACCTGGCTGTTCAGTTTGCCAAGATCGCTGGTGCTGAAGTTTTTGGCACAGCATCTCAAAAGAACATTCCATTTTTGAAGGAATTGGGTGTCGATCATCCAATAGACTATAAAAACAGCACCTTTGAAGATCATGTAGCTTCACTAGACGCTGCCATGGATGCAATGGGTGGTGAAATTCTATACCGTACGATCAAATGCATCAAAAGGGGTGGTCGGGTCGTATGCCTACCCTCCTCTACCAAAGATGACCCCGTTGCCATCAAGCTCGCTAAAGAACAAGGCGTTGAACTAATTTGGCCGCTCATGTATCCAGATCAAAAACAAATAAGCCAGATAGCAGATTTCATGCGTCAAGGTCAGCTTAAGGTACACGTGGATGAGACGTTTCCTTTAAACCAGATGGCGCAAGCCCATAGACAGGTTGAATCACACCACACTAGCGGTAAAGTTGTCGTTCTTATTTAG